One segment of Erigeron canadensis isolate Cc75 chromosome 2, C_canadensis_v1, whole genome shotgun sequence DNA contains the following:
- the LOC122589630 gene encoding probable xyloglucan glycosyltransferase 12, translating to MEANWWVKKTHRVTPVMVNNKNWSMVELNLPTSDQKDFLNDTVSSHHTHNKNAKQLTWVLLLKAHRAAGCITSIAANTFSLSYAVRRRVKAARTEETIHTPPWFYTFIKLSLWLSVCLLVFEIVAYFKGWQFRSHDLHLQYLYTLSYTFKLRGFFDWIYSKWVLIRVEYLAPPLQVLANVCVALFLIQSLDRFVLCLGCFWIRVMKIRLVAKRKEVDVECGDCDGFFPMVLVQIPMCNEKEVYQQSIEAVCNLKWPKSKILIQVLDDSDDPTVQWLIKEEVHRWKQEGVNILYRHRVIRDGYKAGNLKSAMSCSYVKDYEFVAIFDADFQPSPDFLRQTVIHFKDNEELGLVQARWSFVNKDENLLTRLQYINLAFHFEVEQQVNGVFLNFFGFNGTAGVWRIKALEDSGGWLERTTVEDMDIAVRAHLHGWKMIFLNDVECQCELPESYEAYRKQQHRWHSGPMQLFRLCLPNIIQSKISMWKKGNIIFLFFLLRKLILPFYSFTLFCVVLPMTMFIPEATLPLLIICYIPLIMSILNILPAPGSFPFLVPYLLFENTLSVTKFNAMISGLFQLGSAYEWVVTKKSGRSSEGDLISLIEKGRKPNHRGISEPDFDEFQKKMKEEEMKTYRKKKHNRLYTKELMLSFLLLTAAARSLLSAQGIHFYFLLFQGIAFFLVGLDLIGKQVE from the exons atggaAGCAAATTGGTGGGTAAAGAAGACCCACCGTGTAACACCGGTGATGGTAAACAACAAGAATTGGTCAATGGTGGAACTCAATCTCCCAACATCAGACCAAAAAGATTTCCTAAACGACACCGTTTCATCTCATCATACCCATAACAAAAATGCCAAACAACTTACCTGGGTTCTACTCTTAAAAGCCCATCGTGCCGCCGGCTGTATTACTTCCATTGCCGCCAACACTTTCTCCCTCTCTTACGCTGTCCGCCGACGTGTCAAAGCCGCCCGTACGGAGGAAACCATACATACCCCACCTTGGTTTTACACGTTTATAAAGTTATCCCTTTGGTTATCTGTTTGTTTGTTGGTATTCGAGATTGTGGCTTATTTTAAAGGATGGCAGTTTAGGAGTCATGATTTGCATTTACAATATTTGTATACATTGTCATATACTTTTAAGCTTAGGGGTTTTTTTGATTGGATTTACTCGAAATGGGTTTTGATTCGGGTTGAGTATCTTGCCCCTCCATTACAGGTTTTGGCAAATGTGTGTgttgctttgtttttgattcagaGTTTGGATAGGTTTGTGCTTTGTTTGGGTTGTTTCTGGATCCGTGTTATGAAGATTAGGCTGGTTGCGAAAAGAAAAGAGGTTGATGTTGAATGTGGTGATTGTGATGGGTTTTTTCCTATGGTTCTTGTTCAGATTCCAATGTGTAATGAAAAAGAG GTTTATCAGCAATCAATCGAGGCGGTGTGTAATTTAAAATGGCCaaaatccaagattttgatACAAGTTTTGGATGACTCAGATGATCCAACAGTCCAATGGTTGATCAAAGAGGAGGTTCATAGATGGAAACAAGAAGGTGTTAATATCCTTTATAGACACAGAGTGATTAGAGATGGATATAAAGCGGGTAATCTTAAATCTGCTATGAGTTGTAGTTATGTTAAAGATTACGAATTTGTTGCCATTTTCGATGCTGATTTCCAACCATCCCCTGATTTCCTCAGACAAACAGTTATTCATTTTAAG gaTAATGAGGAATTAGGATTGGTACAAGCACGTTGGTCATTTGTGAACAAGGATGAGAATTTGCTCACGAGGTTACAATACATTAATCTAGCGTTCCATTTTGAAGTTGAACAGCAAGTGAATGGTGTTTTCTTGAACTTTTTTGGGTTCAATGGGACAGCAGGAGTTTGGAGAATTAAGGCGTTGGAGGATTCCGGAGGGTGGTTGGAGAGAACCACCGTTGAGGATATGGACATTGCTGTTAGAGCCCATCTTCATGGATGGAAAATGATATTTCTCAATGATGTAGAG TGCCAATGTGAATTGCCTGAATCATACGAAGCTTACAGAAAGCAACAACACAGATGGCATTCAGGACCAATGCAATTGTTTAGACTTTGCTTGCCCAATATTATCCAATCAAAG ATTAGCATGTGGAAGAAAGGAAACATCATATTCCTCTTCTTTCTACTGCGAAAACTAATCCTGCCGTTTTACTCCTTCACTCTTTTCTGCGTAGTTCTCCCAATGACGATGTTCATACCAGAAGCCACCCTCCCCTTATTGATCATTTGTTACATCCCCTTGATAATGTCCATTCTTAACATCCTCCCAGCACCCGGATCTTTCCCTTTTCTCGTCCCTTATCTACTCTTTGAAAACACATTGTCAGTAACAAAATTCAATGCCATGATCTCGGGCCTTTTCCAACTTGGAAGTGCATATGAATGGGTTGTCACCAAGAAATCTGGTCGGTCATCAGAGGGTGATCTCATTTCATTGATTGAAAAAGGCCGAAAACCAAACCATAGAGGCATTTCAGAGCCTGATTTCGACGAGTTTCAAAAGAAGATGAAAGAAGAAGAGATGAAAACTTatagaaaaaagaaacataatagACTTTATACAAAGGAGTTGATGTTGTCTTTTCTCCTCTTGACAGCCGCTGCTCGGAGTCTTTTATCGGCTCAAGGTATCCATTTTTATTTCTTGCTTTTCCAAGGGATTGCATTCTTTCTAGTCGGACTCGATTTAATTGGTAAACAAGTAGAGTAA
- the LOC122586536 gene encoding CASP-like protein 4D1, whose amino-acid sequence MLCNSYKLDGDKTTWKDIKTYRYVFATAVIGVVYMLIQIPFALYYVVKEKRLIQHSCLPEFDFYADKLISYILATGVGAGFAASLELKQVTDSMVAILAFIIAALKGELDLGFDINQFNSKVHKFLDRGIIATVLLTLGFACMVVISVISSLNRSGRKNYFG is encoded by the exons ATGTTATGCAACAGTTACAAGCTTGATGGCGATAAGACAACATGGAAGGATATCAAGACTTACCG GTATGTTTTTGCGACGGCTGTCATTGGCGTTGTTTACATGTTGATTCAAATTCCTTTCGCTTTATACTATGTTGTCAAAGAGAAGAGGTTGATTCAGCATTCGTGTCTTCCAGAGTTCGACTTTTATGCTGATAAG TTGATAAGCTACATATTGGCAACAGGGGTTGGGGCAGGCTTTGCTGCATCACTGGAGTTGAAACAAGTAACAGACAGTATGGTTGCTATACTAGCTTTCATAATTGCTGCACTAAAAGGAGAGCTAGACCTTGGGTTCGATATTAATCAGTTCAATTCAAAAGTACATAAGTTTCTGGACCGTGGGATCATTGCGACGGTTCTCCTTACTCTTGGTTTTGCTTGTATGGTGGTGATATCTGTTATTTCGTCTCTCAACAGATCAGGTCGCAAAAACTATTTCGGTTGA